The Mycosarcoma maydis chromosome 6, whole genome shotgun sequence genomic sequence TTTGAACCTGTGTGCGCAACGGACGCCTGTGCGTCTCATGTGATGCGCTTCCTgtccacattcgtgattgagagTCACATGTTAGACGGTCACTCACTCTTGAGCGTCGACAGCCGTGTTGCAATTCGTAATTCACGCTTGTGATCAAACAGTCTTTGCCATTGAAGTGCATCACAGTGAATGGCACTGGACgtgagcagcatcgtcttgTCCGGtttaatcacgaatcacgaatgagacagtcacgagtcaagcgtgaagatgTGCTTTGGTTTGTTTGCATGTTTGGCTCTCTCGGATCTTGTTGGCGCGACTGTAGCGGTGCGCAACACGGGACTCACtccaagcgcatcgagctgatTCATAAGCGTGGACGGTTGATATTCTCAGACTGCGCATGCAGGCTGGCCGCCATTCACAAGCTTGggggattcacgattcgtgattcacgtcTCTGAAAATCGCAACCAAGCGCCAGGCGCGCGCAAGCTGTGCGGCGCTCATACATTTTCCTTGCGTTTAcgtactcacgactctggGACCGTAACCACGAATCCTCTACTTAAGCATagttgctgcttctgctcctATCACCGACCGTTGAATCGCGCATCTTCCTTGCGCAAAGCTTTGACTCGTCCATTGCGCTTTTGAGATCATCACAGCTGTCATGCGCTGCTCATGTGCTAAGCGTGCAAATCAACTCGCAACACAGCTCCGAGTGTCCATGCGTCCGCTTGCGTTGTCGTGAATAAATACTCTCGAGTCGCAGCCGactttcacgattcgcgattggaTCTCTCGAAATCACAACTTTCCTCTTCGCTCTCACAATCACTCCGTACCCCGCtagcagcaacaacgaTCTCGACGCATCTTTCGAAACATCCGCATCGCACCTACACACCACCCCGCAGCTGTTGCAGTCTGTCAGTCATGAAAACCTTCAAGAGTGGGTGGACAGATGGGCACGCTCCCTAACTAGGCTCGGCAGCTACTGACGTTTCAGTGAACCACCGCTTGACCCCGATTGCCATGATTCCCGATATGTTCTAGACGGTGACTTAGGTAGGAATCGTCGGACGCTGGTCCAAATTTGCGAAGCAGAAATGATCGAGTATGGACTACCATTGATAGAGCTTGTGTCATCACAGTCAAATTTACCATTGCCAACATCGAGGAAAGGGGCATCATCGAATCCATTGATTGTGAGTATCAAGTGTGTTATGCTAGCAAACCAAGATTCGTCGGCATTTAGACGCTTGACCAGCTTTGCTTGTGGTTGTCTGCACTTCAGATCGCGATGACAAGTCCAGTGAGCATTCACGGTCGTTTGTCTACAGCATCGGCTCTCGTTGGCTGCTGGTTGGCTGCTGACACAAATACATTGGTTCGGCCATGGCGGATCTAGTCGTAGCAACCATTCGCTACATTACCAAGATCGAGTAAGTTGTTGACATGCTCGGAATCCTTCAACGTGGTCGAGACGTGAAGTGAATCTGATCGCGTTATCGCTTTCGTCCGTTTAGAGGCAAGGAAACAACGATCAATCGCAAGCTTGTGCGTGCTATCTCTGGCATTGATTCCGTGTAAATTtggcgatgatgctgaTCTACCAGCCCCGGGGTTTTTTCTTTGCACATCCAGACCAACCTTTCGCATGCCGTAAGTGGATCGATTCGGCCCGAAACCGATCCGTGATCCTGGACTTCCGTATAAGGCACACCTCGCTCACAGAGACGCTCTTGTTAAACCTTGACGCCTgttgcttgttgcttgTTGATCGCCGATGTCATCCGTGTTTGTCGCATCACCTGACGCAGTAGTAACGGCTACATGCGCAGGCAAACGAGCGCTTGGCGAACTCGAACGTCATCTCCGCAACCGTTTTCTCTGACCGCACCGTCTCTGCCTCTCTCGACCTGgccgagtcacgaatgtcggTAATGGTGTGACTCTTTCTCAAGTCGGCATCCATTGCGCACATTCAAATTGCATTCGAATGGACTCGATGTCTGCTgagatttgtgattgacgGTTGTTCAACATGTGTATTGAAACGGAATCTACTTGTCATCCTAATTCGAATCGGAATCGGAATCGGAATCGTGTTCGTGTTCGCCGGCAATCTCGTGCAACTCGATGAGGTACTCGTTGAGCTTTTGACGTGTCACGCCATCGCTCAATCCGAGCGTTCCTGCATTGGGCTGAACGAGAGTGAGTCGATCGCCACTGACGGCGCTGGAGGGTTTCGAGCCGGAGGAGGACGGTTCGATGCCTAGAGCGAGTTCAAGGATGGCTTGGAACTCGGCGAAACCTACTGCTTTGACCTGTCCTGCTTTTGCTGCGCGGAATGTGGGTTGAAATCTCGCCATGCTGCCAAGCAGTTCCTTGGGCGTTCGGGCGTACAGAAGTTCGTAAAACTTTCGACATCGTTCCAGCGATACCTCACCAGCGCCGAGGATATTCTTGAGGTTCTGTTGCACGGCAAGTATGCCTCGAACCATTTTGCCGACACCTTGGCGGTTGACACCACGGATCGTGTGCACTTGCGTGATAAAGCATGCGTCGATCAAGCCAGAGAGCCCCGACCAGATCCAGAGTCGATCTGAAGGCGAGAGCGTTTCGGTGAAAATGTCGTCGAGATTCGCTAGCTCAGagttgagctcgacgatgtgCGGCGAAGGTTCGATGGCTGTATCGTTGATCATGTACGAAGATTCGGTAATGGACGAGTGCAGCAACGAGATGATTCGCAGACGCAATTCGAGGCGCAGGGTGAACAggagcgacgacgagagcgcGTGGTAAACGCCACCGATGGCAGAGTAGCGAGCGACCAGATCCTCGGTGAGCGGAAGTGCAAGTTGCTCGCCGTCTAAATCCACCTCGTCACTCGATGCAGTAGCGCCTGGGTCCAAGTCGAATCTGGGACCAGCGTTGAATGCCAGTGGATCAACAACGCTCAGCCTAGCCCTCGCTCTCTTCTCCCTCGCACCCACATCGTTAGCCTGCTCAACAGCTTTGAGCCTTGCAATATTCGTCGCAAACCAATCGACACTGTGCTGCAGACAGCCCATGGCCAACAACTTTTTCCTGCTGGTCGTCAACTCGTACACCCCAATCGGCTCACTCGCCTTTGCATAGCCAAGTTGAAACCTCGCCTCCTGCTCCAACAATTCGGCCTTTCTCGTatcgctcgtgctcgactCGCGCATCTCTGCCAAACACGCCACCATCTCGGGTCTCTGTGCCCAACTTGCCGACAAAGCATACCTCGCCTCATTCGCTCGATTCGCACCACTCGAAGCTCCGCGTTCTGCGTCTGTGATCGACACCAAATCCCTGAAGCGCTCTGCACAGCGCTGGTAGAACTGCACGATCAGCGTGACGATCAATCTCGAATAACTCTCTCTGTGGAACGGTGTCATCCGCAGCATGGAATAGAGACTATCGATCAGCACGATCACGTTGGACGCCGACTTGACCACCGCTCTCGCCGCGCGCGTACCTGTCAGCTGTCTAGACGCTGGATCCGCCGCAAAGCTGTCCGCATGCAAAGTGGCGCTGTTGAACAGAGTCTGCACTTTATCTTCGAGCTGTGGCAGGAAGATGTCTTGGACGAATTCTTCGAGGAAAGTGCCGAATCCGCGCGACGTTTCGCCCGCCGCTTCGCGCGGCATCACCGCTGCAACGCGTTCGACGAATACGAGCGCAGGTTCGAACAACACCGAGACGTTGAACGCATCCGGCTTGACCAACAGTCGATGACCTGCACCAGTGTACGAATCCAGCTTGCGCGCCCCTGTTCGATAAGCGTTGCCCATCCCGGTCGCGGTAACAGCTGagcttgccatcgacgacatTGTGGTTCCCACCGCCGACGAGGCCACAATGATCTGACTCCCCGCTCGAGCACCACTCATTccagcagcatccaccGAACTCACCAATCCAGGTACAGACGCCTTCAAAGCCTGCGTCACCGCCACCTGATGCCTCTGTACCAATCCCATCTCTCTCCTACCTGCCACCCTCTTGACTCCTGCATCAGCCAGTTTGAACAGTGGCTTAGCCCGATCCCTGCCAAACCTGTGGTCCCTCAACACATCATTCACCGAGATGACCGCGTTCCGAGCCGAATTGGCTCCCTCATCATCCATCAAGTAGtcgtgcagcagcgttcGCACCTCCTGTTGCACGGGCTTCCACACCTGCAACAACGCTGCCACCCCGGACAACTTTTTCGAGGCAATCTCATCCTTGAACCCGGAGCGGCTTGCGATCATCCCTGCGACCTCGTACACCACTCGATGGCCCTGCAAAACCGCATCGAGTTTCGAGAACAGCGTCCAGAAGAGGTCGCGCATCGTCTCTCCATCGCGCTGCAGCGCCCAAGTCTCGCCTGCTGAGATGCGAAGCATAGTTGATACAGGCCGTTTCGAGATGTTGAAtgacgagcacgaggtGCGCATCGATTCGGTAAAGGATCGTGCCAGTGCTGAAGACGAcgcgagcagcaccgatTCAGGTCGCAGCGCGACAGAGAAGCGTCGAAGCGGCTCATTGCGTGCATCGACTTCGTCAATGGTCGTATCAACAAGTTGGTGGATCTCCATGGCCAACCTCTGAGAAACAATGTCGAGCGCCGcaccaagcttgccgagccGCGACAGCGATTCAAGTAGCATCTCGATGTACAGGAAAGAGTCGGCTTCCGGGTTCTGATCGAAATCAGCACCGTATCTTCCCCCTGATCGGCTTGCACTGATATCCGAACCAGTACTGCCG encodes the following:
- a CDS encoding exocyst subunit SEC8 (related to SEC8 - protein transport protein), producing the protein MSGRSNTIKDIRSRIKHENTSLGSGTAASTFSTARHQVPNVGEAFGNHPGSASFGGAPSAPNNAGALGAGPSFVSLAPSDSISNFEGRSSHGYSASTSQAYDANYNDASGGHHQYQYNAQRQQQQSTGVYARPTSPTHQSTASFAMEPTFSASSSNAGAAAAAASHGRKPSRQDAYDPSTPNSPLRPARSMRRPTQAPEVQRGLASISSSSTVRDRTREGPQRPQLQIPPVGSVSRSSASPSSPVRNSPGRDLLTASRSHGGSHLHNPSAQSTGSGGGPLGSHATPSSDRHTRSAQLMAQMARSGTPSSQPDSEDHEDLYGGLSPIDAPSDSHGASLYSNHTGFNVLSVPGQRPQRDPRRESGAPLGSLTEDNQPAALDSVLSALTSAGRKRQAARIMRGTTAEEESRRRRNEKEISQTSRQQRKPLSSYVDASDPRAFQSINAVLRKVQVEWPFVANDQFNSVALALSMLDESSLGASRFEFDQVKQMIETALQGTVDDHYESFASAITTHNSVLQSLTVAQTSVSGARRRLRDSREALGAKRADLVQMWQRSQAVKEALRLLDLVEHLKSVPDKLESLMAEKRFLESVNLLVRSLKMIDKPEVVEVGATNDLRAYLKGQEQAMLEILIEELHNHLYLKSYFCDARWKVYSAGQDELPVVKFGSDYRGISNPADADASTETGAPSKHSNEPLQLTQYLQSLRTRPTFDPNLASDIPESTLMISTKSVSALTGELSGGAASAAAAMDGGSTGSDISASRSGGRYGADFDQNPEADSFLYIEMLLESLSRLGKLGAALDIVSQRLAMEIHQLVDTTIDEVDARNEPLRRFSVALRPESVLLASSSALARSFTESMRTSCSSFNISKRPVSTMLRISAGETWALQRDGETMRDLFWTLFSKLDAVLQGHRVVYEVAGMIASRSGFKDEIASKKLSGVAALLQVWKPVQQEVRTLLHDYLMDDEGANSARNAVISVNDVLRDHRFGRDRAKPLFKLADAGVKRVAGRREMGLVQRHQVAVTQALKASVPGLVSSVDAAGMSGARAGSQIIVASSAVGTTMSSMASSAVTATGMGNAYRTGARKLDSYTGAGHRLLVKPDAFNVSVLFEPALVFVERVAAVMPREAAGETSRGFGTFLEEFVQDIFLPQLEDKVQTLFNSATLHADSFAADPASRQLTGTRAARAVVKSASNVIVLIDSLYSMLRMTPFHRESYSRLIVTLIVQFYQRCAERFRDLVSITDAERGASSGANRANEARYALSASWAQRPEMVACLAEMRESSTSDTRKAELLEQEARFQLGYAKASEPIGVYELTTSRKKLLAMGCLQHSVDWFATNIARLKAVEQANDVGAREKRARARLSVVDPLAFNAGPRFDLDPGATASSDEVDLDGEQLALPLTEDLVARYSAIGGVYHALSSSLLFTLRLELRLRIISLLHSSITESSYMINDTAIEPSPHIVELNSELANLDDIFTETLSPSDRLWIWSGLSGLIDACFITQVHTIRGVNRQGVGKMVRGILAVQQNLKNILGAGEVSLERCRKFYELLYARTPKELLGSMARFQPTFRAAKAGQVKAVGFAEFQAILELALGIEPSSSGSKPSSAVSGDRLTLVQPNAGTLGLSDGVTRQKLNEYLIELHEIAGEHEHDSDSDSDSN